The DNA segment AGCTTAACAAACTGACACAACTGCCAGATAGTGGAGGTTTGAGGGAGCGAGTGTGAAATCCAATAATGAAAATGCAATAATTAATACTGATAACTGTAATATTGTTATCTTTATTAATACAAGGATAGATTATACAAAGACACTAGTCTTGAAGCGGGGGGGAGCTAGTCAAAACAAAGTCCATGAGAGGGCAGCAAACATTTAATactggaaacttttttttcactctgatcACTTTCAGGTCGAAATCCAGCTACTGAATGCTTATTGCTGCAAATTCTGTtcaatatgtaaaaaatatagatccaaaagaattatttgccttttaaaaattaaactgaattcTGCAGGGTTAAAACTCTTGATTAGGTACCTTTACTGCTAACCTCTCCTTGagaaaactttcagaaacagcaggaaatgaaaattagaaaggGATTCGAGAAGGGATAGAATGTCTTAGAAATACGAATAGGCAGATTTTGCTGCAAGATGTTCCACTGAAAACCCACGAGGAGTAGCTGCTTAGAATGTGGAAGCCACACAAGAGAATTAATGTAACCAGAAAACTCAGAAATCAGGTGAAATTACAAcacataacacacacacacattaaaaaaaatgaaagtcatagcaaaaaaaatcagagtaacTGAAGAGATTCAATAACTGGGGTACCTCTCTGTGCTTGAGGGTTTATTTCTAAGTAAGCACAATCTAAAAaaagcttaagaaaataaactataatACACACAGTCCCAATGCctttgttctctgaaaaaaaaaaaacaaaaaccaaacgTAGCGAAACAGGGCAATAGCAGCGAACTTCTTGTGCTACCTTTAGAGAACTTCATGTGAAATCCGCATTTTGGTGCTAGCGGGGAGTGCGATAAGGAAAGCAGAGACGCTGCGGGAGCGAGacccaagccccgcccctcctcTCTGTGGTCTTCAAACAGGTCCGCTCCCAACACAGAAATACCGAGGCGCGGCCGCCTTGGGCTCACAGCTCGGAGCGGGCAGCAGGAGGACTATGTCTGGTAGAGGCAAAGGCGGGAAAGGGCTCGGGAAGGGAGGCGCTAAGCGCCACCGCAAGGTGCTGCGCGACAACATCCAGGGCATCACCAAGCCGGCCATCCGCCGCCTGGCTCGCCGCGGCGGTGTCAAGCGCATCTCGGGGCTCATCTACGAGGAGACGCGCGGCGTACTCAAGGTCTTCCTGGAGAACGTCATTCGCGACGCCGTCACCTACACCGAGCACGCCAAGAGGAAGACTGTCACTGCCATGGACGTGGTGTACGCCCTCAAGCGCCAAGGTCGCACCCTCTACGGCTTCGGCGGTTAAAGCGTTTTGCTCCTAGACTTATCTCGACAACCTAAAGGCTCTTTTAAGAGCCACCCACTTTCTCTTTAGAAGAGCTGTAACGTACTTGACTAAGCATCTAAAACAGCTATCGAATTTCTAGCGCTTCTCAGAACTGGTTGTTGCGAAGTACTGCTAAAAGAGGCTTTATGATTG comes from the Cuculus canorus isolate bCucCan1 chromosome 1, bCucCan1.pri, whole genome shotgun sequence genome and includes:
- the LOC128853113 gene encoding histone H4, coding for MSGRGKGGKGLGKGGAKRHRKVLRDNIQGITKPAIRRLARRGGVKRISGLIYEETRGVLKVFLENVIRDAVTYTEHAKRKTVTAMDVVYALKRQGRTLYGFGG